A genomic segment from Epinephelus fuscoguttatus linkage group LG17, E.fuscoguttatus.final_Chr_v1 encodes:
- the tbxta gene encoding T-box transcription factor T-A, which translates to MSSSNTDQRLEHLLSAVESEFQKGSEKGDASERDIKLTLDDADLWNKFKELTNEMIVTKTGRRMFPVLRASVSGLDPNAMYSVLLDFVAADNNRWKYVNGEWVPGGKPEPQSPSCVYIHPDSPNFGAHWMKAPVSFSKVKLSNKLNGGGQIMLNSLHKYEPRIHIVKVGGIQKMISSQSFPETQFIAVTAYQNEEITALKIKHNPFAKAFLDAKERSDHKDVPDHGADNQQSGYSQLGGWFLPGQSPICPSSSPPQFSGTAGHSSGSYCERYSSLRSHRAAPYPSHYPHRTSSTNNYMDNASGTLPTHDSWSALQIPNSTGMGTLSHSTNSTSNSSQYPSLWSVAGTTLTPSGSASGSIPGGLTSQFLRGSSYTGLTSSLPVSSPSSMYDPSLSEVGVGEAQFESSIARLTASWAPVAQSY; encoded by the exons ATGTCTTCCTCCAACACTGACCAGCGCCTGGAGCATCTCCTCAGCGCCGTGGAGAGCGAGTTCCAGAAGGGCAGCGAGAAAGGCGACGCGTCCGAGAGGGATATTAAACTGACGCTGGATGATGCAGACTTATGGAACAAGTTCAAAGAGTTAACCAACGAGATGATTGTCACCAAAACTGGAAG GAGGATGTTCCCGGTGCTGCGGGCCAGCGTCAGCGGCCTGGACCCCAACGCCATGTACTCGGTGCTGCTGGATTTCGTGGCCGCGGACAACAACCGGTGGAAATACGTGAACGGAGAGTGGGTCCCCGGCGGCAAACCGGAGCCCCAGAGCCCCAGCTGCGTCTACATCCATCCGGACTCCCCAAACTTTGGAGCGCACTGGATGAAAGCGCCCGTCTCCTTCAGCAAAGTCAAACTCTCCAATAAACTCAACGGGGGCGGACAG ATTATGCTGAATTCTTTGCACAAATACGAACCAAGGATACACATTGTGAAGGTCGGAGGCATCCAGAAGATGATCAGCAGCCAGTCTTTCCCTGAAACACAATTCATCGCCGTCACCGCTTACCAGAACGAAGAG ATCACTGCCCTGAAGATAAAGCACAATCCCTTTGCCAAGGCCTTCTTGGATGCCAAAGAAAG GAGCGACCATAAAGACGTCCCTGATCACGGCGCAGACAACCAACAGTCTGGCTACTCTCAGC TTGGAGGTTGGTTCCTCCCAGGCCAGAGTCCTATCTGCCCCAGCAGCAGCCCTCCTCAGTTCAGTGGCACAGCAGGCCACTCCTCTGGCTCCTACTGCGAGCGCTACTCCAGCCTGAGGAGCCACAGAGCGGCCCCATACCCCAGCCACTACCCCCACCGCACCTCCAGCACGA ACAACTACATGGACAATGCTTCGGGGACTCTGCCCACTCATGACAGCTGGTCTGCTCTTCAGATCCCCAACTCCACCGGCATGGGCACCCTGTCCCACTCCACCAACTCCACATCTAATTCCAG TCAGTACCCCAGCCTATGGTCAGTAGCCGGCACCACCCTCACCCCTTCAGGCTCAGCCTCAGGCTCCATACCTGGAGGTCTGACCTCCCAGTTCCTGAGGGGCTCCTCCTACACGGGCCTGACCTCCTCACTGCCCGTCTCCTCGCCATCCTCCATGTATGACCCCAGCCTGAGCGAGGTCGGCGTCGGAGAGGCCCAGTTTGAGAGCTCCATCGCCAGGCTGACCGCGTCCTGGGCGCCTGTGGCTCAGAGCTACTGA